One Bacillus amyloliquefaciens DSM 7 = ATCC 23350 DNA window includes the following coding sequences:
- a CDS encoding YxiJ family protein, translating into MLRSSRYSLNDDLIRNLKFHKKELEGPLPSDAGSFEEDFEEVACAGDFYEYFALVCGSLDFVLANKQMPARQRKALYKSFFELYPQYAHLENALTDYPELSQEVRLHERARRLLVSILNKK; encoded by the coding sequence ATGTTGAGATCCAGCAGATATTCTTTAAATGATGACCTCATCAGAAACCTGAAGTTTCACAAAAAAGAATTGGAGGGTCCGCTACCCTCAGATGCGGGGAGTTTTGAAGAAGACTTTGAGGAGGTTGCCTGCGCGGGGGATTTTTATGAATATTTCGCGCTTGTCTGCGGCAGCTTAGATTTTGTTTTGGCGAATAAACAAATGCCTGCGCGGCAGCGTAAAGCCTTATATAAATCCTTTTTTGAGCTGTATCCTCAATATGCGCATCTGGAAAACGCTTTAACAGATTACCCGGAGCTCAGCCAGGAAGTCAGGCTGCACGAACGGGCCAGGAGGCTGTTAGTCAGCATTTTAAACAAGAAATGA
- a CDS encoding polysaccharide lyase family 1 protein, with product MIKKTRHLAFLAALGFALCLAILCSASKQAEAAAAYPDVMQGLTGFAGNAKDHNGKAKSAVSGGQGGSFVYVSNLNDLKNNAGGTDRKTIVITSDIYSPGKAVVTVGANKTIVGSYTSHRLTNIYLTTGSGSNNVIFKNLIISHSASITGNNDIPMYIANGQNYWIDHVWFEGHSYNPNSHSDLGKLLYVGAKADFVTLSNSKFSDHLYGLILGYPNDDNEGRNYIGYPHMTITNNYFNNVYVRSPGLMRYGYFHAKNNYVTNFNLGFTIHTNATVFSEANYFGNGNEKGGMIDDYGTAQFTDIGSFPSLNAPKSPRTGWNPRSNYSYGALSAQDAKNFAQSYAGAQNTNLRYP from the coding sequence ATGATAAAGAAGACGCGTCATCTCGCTTTCTTGGCTGCTCTCGGCTTTGCGCTTTGTCTGGCTATCTTATGTTCTGCATCCAAGCAGGCAGAAGCGGCAGCGGCTTATCCGGATGTGATGCAGGGACTTACCGGGTTCGCAGGAAATGCGAAGGATCATAACGGAAAAGCAAAATCCGCCGTATCGGGAGGCCAGGGCGGCTCCTTTGTCTATGTCAGCAATCTCAATGATTTGAAAAACAATGCGGGCGGGACAGACCGCAAAACCATTGTCATCACAAGTGATATTTACTCTCCGGGTAAAGCCGTTGTGACAGTCGGCGCCAATAAAACCATTGTCGGCTCTTATACCAGCCACAGGCTGACCAACATCTATCTGACAACAGGCTCCGGCTCAAACAATGTGATTTTCAAAAACCTCATTATCAGCCATAGTGCCAGCATTACGGGCAACAACGACATTCCGATGTACATAGCGAACGGACAGAATTACTGGATTGACCACGTGTGGTTTGAAGGGCACAGCTACAATCCGAACAGCCACAGCGATTTGGGAAAGCTTCTGTACGTCGGTGCCAAAGCGGATTTTGTGACTCTTTCTAATTCTAAATTCTCCGATCATCTGTACGGCTTGATTCTCGGTTATCCGAATGATGATAACGAAGGACGCAATTATATCGGCTATCCGCATATGACCATCACCAACAACTATTTTAATAACGTCTATGTCCGTTCGCCGGGCTTGATGAGATACGGCTATTTTCACGCGAAAAACAACTATGTGACCAATTTCAATTTAGGATTCACCATTCATACAAACGCGACTGTCTTCTCAGAAGCCAACTATTTCGGTAACGGAAATGAAAAAGGCGGAATGATAGACGACTACGGAACGGCCCAATTTACCGACATCGGTTCATTCCCGTCGCTCAATGCCCCGAAATCACCGCGCACCGGCTGGAATCCGAGATCGAATTACAGCTATGGCGCGCTTTCAGCACAGGATGCCAAAAACTTCGCCCAATCCTACGCGGGAGCGCAAAATACAAATCTCCGCTATCCATAA